CCATGCTTCACAGAAGAGAATAGGTTCCTTATGTTGGAAttaagtgtttgtttttctgccaTACATAACACTTTTCATTTAAGCAAAATAGTctaattttagatttatttctttataaaaatcTTCTTCCATTAGGCTACTTGTTTTTCCACATGGTTTTTAGCAAACTTTAGACAGGCAGCAGTGTTTAGAGTAGGAGCTTCCTCTCTGCTATCTTGCTATGGACACTGTTCTTgttgttttcttgttgtttGTGGACTCAAAAATTGACATTACTCAATGCAAGAGTGGCCTGTAGGTCTTTTAGATGTTACCCTAGAGTTCTTAGTGATTTCTTGTAATAGTGTTCCCTGTGCTTTTGCCTCAGTGGATTGGTAGAGACCAGACTCTTTTTAGAAATGATTTTACAATCTTTTCCAGGCTGGTGAGCATTGATAACTCTTTTCCTGAGGTCCTCAGGAGTCTCCTTTGATTGAAGCACGGTACACTTTCATGAACCTGCTTGATGAAGACTAGATACTGATGATAAAGAGCCAAAGAGTTCTGGAAACATGGGAAGGCCTGATAAACTCACACCTGATTGCCATCCCTTTGATTGAAAAACCTGACTTGAATTACCCCTGTAAATTAACTCGTACTCCGGTTCACATGTGATTTCTGACAAAaagacactatattgccaaagattttgggatgtctgcctttacatacacatgaatttaatatggagttggcctgccctttgcagctataacagcttcaactcttctgggaaggctttccacaaggtataggagtgtgtttgtgggaatttttgaccaaagtacatttgtgaggtcaggcactgatgttggacagaaggccaggactctgtgaagttccttcaacaccacactcactcttcccatgtctttatggaccttgctttgtgcactggtgtgcagtcatgttggaacaggaagggatcatccccaaactgttcccacaaagttgggagcatgaaattgtctatgatgtcttggtatgctgaagcattaagagttcctttcactggaactaaacaacacctgaattcaatgacttggagtggtgtcccaaaacctttggcactATAGTGTATGTAAAGTTGGAAGATTTcgcttattaaataaataaatgttaaaactaTAATCTATTGGTGTAATTTGTTTAACTGTGGGAAAGAATAGTTTATACAAATTTCGAGTTTAATATATAAAGCATTTAATTgaagatttaaataaatgtggaaTATTTGCACAAATTAATTTCAATTTCCCTCAGACTTCCATTATAAGCGAGCATAATAATTTTCACTACAGGTAAGCGGGTACGCAGAGATTTGTTGACTAAAAAGCTggaatatttcttttattcttctgTGAAATACAAACTACTGTCTTCTGCCAATCTCTGTGTGTCGTATAAGAGGGTTTCCCCGGTCCAAAGTCTCAGCGTCATCCAGCCAGATAAACACACCAGAACCAAGGCTGTTTAGTTCACACAGCGTTCTTCTGTAGAGATTTATTCAGCATGCTGGGGATCAATTTGCAAGCAGGTTAGAGTTTTGTGAAATAATGTGGCATACAGATTTTAGATCTATTTAATTTATTAGCAATAACATTATTCATCACGAAGGGAGAATTATTTTTGCATGTCAACATTGCAGTCTGAGTTAAGGGTTGTGGCAGTAGGGCAATCACTAGGAGAGTAACCAGTCTTAAACTGCGTTTCAAGCTCCGACCAGTCagattaaatatataaagcCCTGCGTCCACTTGCTTCCTTGCTAACCGAAACACTTGTTTGTAAAAGTCAAATAATTTACAGTCTGTGGAAACGACTCCAAAGCTTTAAGGTCAGCTGTGTGAGGAATCGAATGCAGGATGGTGACTTGATGCACAACATGTATTTAAAATTAAGTAAATTACTTTACGTAATGACATCTTTTAGAGTATCTTCTGTTTTAAGAATCTGTCGTTTTCCTTCAGATGTGTTTTTAGTCTAAAAGTGACACAGCACATGCCACAGTGTGCTTCATAACACAGATGAAATAACCAATAATGAAATGTGTTGTCAACTGCTATTAGATTTCATTGATTGCTTGTCACAGCCCCAGGTAGCAGACTTGCTCAGGGATTCACTTCTGGGACTTAACAACCTTCAAATGACTATCAGCAGTCTTTACTAAACCTGAGTAAAGTTGCTAAAAATGAGCTAGCAGCAGTATTAACAATGACTCGTATACAAtatgcgtgtttgtgtgcgtctgtgtaGGTCACGTTGAGCCTGCCGTCTCTGGCATCATGAGCGGCAAGAGCCTCCTCCTGAAGGTCATCCTGCTTGGTGATGGCGGCGTGGGCAAGAGCTCGCTGATGAACCGCTATGTGAGCGACCGTTTCGACTCGCATTCGTTCCACACCATCGGTGTGGAATTCCTGAACCGCGACCTGGAAGTGGACGGCCGTCCTGTCACGCTGCAGATTTGGGACACTGCGGGTCAAGAGCGCTTCAGGAGCCTACGCACACCGTTCTACCGCGGCGCCGACTGTTGCTTACTaacatttgcagtggacgacgCACAGAGCTTCCACAACCTCAGTGCCTGGAAGCAGGAGTTTGTGCGCTACTCGGATGTGCGCGAGCCTGAGCGCTTCCCCTTCGTCGTGCTCGGAAACAAGGTGGACAAGGTCGAGGACGGAGAACGGCAGGTACCCGAGGAGGAGGCACGCGTCTGGTGCCAGGAGAACGGCCACTGCCCATACTTCGAGACCAGCGCAAAAGACGACACCAATGTAAGTGCTGCCTTTGAGGCCGCTGTGCGTGAAGTGCTGGCCTGCGAGGATCACGTCGATCACACTTTGCTCGGAAGCACCATTGACCTGCACGGCAACCGCAAGTCATCCCGCGCTTCCTGCTGCTGACGATCTCACTGAGATTAAAGGCTTCAAATGGTGTTAACCTTCTAGATGCTCCTCATTGCTGCCTGCTCCTGCAAAGGTCAATGTAATGAAAAGGGAGTAGATGCAGAGCATAGTCTTGACTGGGGGACTTTCTAGGCTTATCTAGGTACAGGTGTTAGAGAGGTCCTCATACAGTGTTACTGGTACGGTATTTTATGGCCTGCTTCTCTGCCTGCATTTCCAAAAGAGCCAGTGGTATGATGGAGGAGGGGTGTATGCTCAGTCTGAGCTTATACTGAGTAAGATCTGTAACCCATACAGtgtcactggtgtgtgtgtttgtgtgcgtgtatgtaagacaacacactggaacatctaaggataaaaaaaaagttgctgtgTTGCATTAACCTTCTTGCTGCATTAACCTAATCTTTGCCCACACTCACAAAAGGACAACGGTACGATAAGGATGCAGCATAACCTTGACTGCGCATTGTTCCTGGCTTGATTAGCGGGAGAAATTGCACACATATTGTCGATGGTATGCTATTGTCTCTAACGCTTTCCTGCCAGAAGCTCTTGTGCTGCACAGGGTTTTCTATCATAACTTTTCCAGGAGGTCAAGAGGCTCCTATTTGCATCATGAAGCTCTGGTTTCTCCTTTatctgaaagtgtgtgtttcctcctcTGTTGTGAAGAAGATATACAGTAGCCTGACCACAGAGTTCCTGTTGATGTTAttgtttgtgtataaatatgAAGCACTTTTAATTTCCGCTCTTTTTCTTAAGGTACAAACGCTATGGTACGGTTTGTACAGGATGATCTTTGTTTTAAGGTTTCCTGACAATGGAGTAGTTGTGAAGCATGTACCAGCTCTCCGTCACACTAAAAATAAGGGCTGTCTTAATCAGAAAAGCTGTGGCCCTTTCTACAGAGTGCAGTCACATCAGAGCCTAGTAATGTATTAAGATTTGGTCTTAAGTCAGCACTAATTTGCTTTCGTAGCAGTTAACCATCAGGAACGCTTGTGGTCTGGGTCAGCAGTTTTACGTCCCTTTGTTTTGCTGCCTTTTCCTTTTAAATggcaaaataattattaataatctcTGCTGAATctgaatgtgaaaaaaatatataaccaaAGCACATTTGCCCCGGTGTCTTGAACTTGTGTTGCAAAAGGTACTTGTGCACAGTCCTGTATTTTCAGACctatttggtacacaggattTTGATATTGTTCAGgtgtttaacattttaacaccTGCCCCACCCCCAACCCCATATTAGATATTGACCGGTCTTTCTATGAGTAAATTAACCCTGAAAATTTTGAATTTATCTAATATTGCTGCCTATATTGAAGCAACAGATGTAGCTCATCAGTCCTTCCGTCCACTCAAAGTTTACTCTcctaactaaaaaaaacaaaagtggcCATATCGCATTAACCTGAAGTTTGGCCCTTGCCTTTGCTTGCTCTTGCATGTAAACTTCACAAAGCTTTACTCGACTATCCTGctagcggtgtgtgtgtggtggcctATACAAGTCGCAAATCTCCATCCACTTATCACAGATTCTTTATCACAGAGGTTTAATGAGAATGGTTCACTGTGAAACAGCATCAGTTCCGGCACGATGTTTCCTCTCACATGCTACACAGCGCTCCATCACTATTTATTCTCTGTACTGGAAAACATTGACCTGCCGACAGCTGATAGCATTATACGTTGAGGTACGTGAATAAGTTGTGCTCACTGTGATTtggatcctttttttttaacgttaTTACCTTGTTtggatttcatttaatttccttATAGGTTTTGTTGTTGCATATATTGAAATGGGTTTTTGATTTCTTTAAcgtttccttaaaaaaaaaaaaaaaagtctgtactGTATATGATTTTGTGGTTTGTTAACCAAGACCTGGATTTCTGTTATGTTGCAATAATCCATGTTTACCTTTTTGTGTGCTGTTTTATGTACCTTGGAAAACCATTTACACTTCTGACAAAGTATTGCTTTGTAAATCTGCCACGAGTCCAGCTATTTATTACGGCACTGACTGTAAGCAGTGGCTTTGCTCATGTCGAATGTGGGTTGCACTTGATGTTTCTAACGTACATTACTCCAGGATCATGCTTAATGTGTTTGGAATGGAGCTCAACTTGTATAATGATGCCGGTGAATGGGCGAGTATCTATTCAACCGTCCAGCCCAGCACCTGGCATCGTATCCGTCTCGGCAATAAAGGTAGTCAGCACTGCGTTTGTTTACAAACTGAACTAATTCAGTTGGCAGACATCCAATACTGGTGTGAATAAACCTTACAACTGACTAACACTGTGTCGTTTGCTTCACTGACAAGAAAATGTTCATCttagaagaaaaaataataattcgaACCCATTTAGAGGACCATGaaggtgtgtatttttttttttttttacagggcTCCTCACATTACATCATACTTAAAGTGGCCATTAAGAGACttaagctttttaaaaaaaccaaaactGAAAATCAAGCAAGCTTTGAAATTAAAGCACTATCATAGCAGCATCCAGTATAACATGTGATGCTTACTACTTACTATAAAAGGTCCATTTCTGCTTTCAAACTAAACATACTTGCTTAACATCTAGTATATCCGCAATaggcctgtgttttttttttttcggggAAATCATGCAATCACGCATCAGCAGGCTTGGCGGCGTAAGGAGAACTGATACTGCCACTGTGGTGTTTCGAGATCCTGCTGAACAGCACATCTCTCTTCTCCCCTTTCACTCTGTATCGCTTGTCTCTTAGTAGAATCTGCCACTTGGCCAGGTGCAGAGGACAGTGAATCTgccaaagagaaaaagaaactcTCCACATCCTCTACACAAACCTGGTGGGTCTACACTGAAAGCCTTTTTCTCACACAAAATGATAGACCTCATCtgatttcctttatttattaccAAAATctggaggagaaaagaaaaaaaaaagcactggcCATATGACTTACAAAAACACTTCTAACAAATATTGCTAGTAGCATGAAACAACAATTTGAtgcataaaatgtaaataaggattagatttaaaaaaaaaaaatagctaaaaTAATAGTGTTACACAATAACTACTATTTTCTCCTGATAGTTACAGGGATGGACACAAATGCTGTGTTTTAAGATGGAGAACTGTGTGCATTTGAGATGAACACAGCTGACACTAGGGGGAGACTGAGCACTCACCATGTCTTAAGAAATCGTCGTTGTTAAATAGTGGAAATGATCACCGAGTGACTCGACAGTCTTTagagacaacacacacagcatcgcAAATATCACAGTCTCTCAGGAAACTCCAAACTACTGATCTGATGGATGTTCGCCCTCCCCCTAGTTTCAAACCAAGGTTCGTCTCAAAATTGGGCGCGACTCTTATTATTCCCAGGACTGTGAGAAAAAAGTGCTGAGGTCACGGCAAGTCAGTCCATATTGGCATGTCGGACACCATGGTGACTAGATGTGAAAGGTTATCACCGTAGCAACACACCCAGCATGTCCATCCCAgtaaatacaaaagaaaaagcaaaataataacaataataagcGCGATTCAGTTTCTCACTGGATGACTTAAATCAGTTATTTCTGTtaactaaaataaatgtaaaaaaaataataataattaactaaATTGGCTATTTAACTACAGAGTAACACTAGACAACATCCATGTCGGATGGGATTGAAGGAAAAACTAACATCCCGCAGCTTTTAATGGATGTAGGCACTTGTATAGAAAAGACGAAAATGCTAAAatcacaaaatataaacagcTAAAGatatattaaaacaataaagggggggggggataaaagATGATAACAAATCCTTTACCAAACACCATGCAACCCTGTGCTTCCTATCCAACTGAGTCATTTGTCCATCAGGGAAGAAAAAGGCACTATATTAAAGACAGCATGTCTGAAAATTGTGGCACTACAATCACACAATAAAGCAGTGTTACAATCAACGGTCATCTAATAATCTGTCGTCCTGCctcaagaaaaacaacagaagaGAGTTTACTAGCCTCCATGGTTCAGATTTACATCATTACCTGCTGGACAAACGCTCAGCTGGCCTGCTATACAGTGTGTCAGAGTCTTATAAGGAGAAACAGAGGTGTTGAACAGGTAGGTGAAGAAATTCCTTTCTGTCCTTCCATACGGTGCACAGTGGACAGAAACAGCATGGATTGCAGGAAAGGACAGAGAGCTTTAACACCGTGCGGCTAAGCCTTTCCTCCCCAGATAACGGAGAACGGCGAAATTATAGGTAGTGGAGACTGTATATGTGAGCTacggagaaaaaaaaggagagaggacAAACAACCAAGCAGGAAGTGACCGTGAGTGACAGGTTTATCATTGAAAGAATAGCAAAATATAACCAAAAAGGATATTAAATGACAACACTGCGCTTATTTAGATCCAAAACAACAAGCAGAAGTTAAAACCCTGTAATACTAAatattgtaaagaaaaataatctacCCGGcaaaacagcaacaataataataataataataataataataaacaacaactgCACTATTTAATACCACAGCGAATTCTCTAATCGGATTGGTTAGAGGTGTTGTTTAATTTTCCACCACAGTAGTACTGACAGTCGACCTGGCTGTAATtcaatcacaggtttatattaatacactcattttaaaatgttattgttttttatagTAACAagtcattcacagggacttgtgaATGGATGGTGGATGTTCCACATAATCGAACTCGAACAATAAAAAGAGTAGAGACGTGTTctttcagaaagaaaaaggtATAATAACTGACAGGGTGAAGCTTTCTAGAAAGCGAGGTTTCTTAACATTTATAGGAAGTCTCGTAACATTTACAGCCGTACATTTATATAGAAATAATGTACAGAAGGAGTAGCCCCTTTTAACTGGTGATAGGTTTCCACACGTCTACAGAATAAATCTCCAGGTTTCTCTGTAATATGATAtgatgatgcttttttttttttttttgtcttcataaCTTTAAAATTAAGCAGCTGTGCATGGCTGGTAAGGATTTATAGAATGTAGTATATAGTAGAATTTGTAGTGATGACAAAAACTACCCTGTTTCACAGATATTCCACAATAATATTATATGAATAGATACAATTAATTCCATTCATTAATGTAATTCATTCAAACTTTAAACTTCCagtcaaattgctgtggtataagaagaataaaacactaagAACATGCTGGGATTCGAAGATTATCCACTTAGGGATGGTAagagtaactctgcttcatgtTGTGCTGTGTCATATCACCCTGTCACGTCTTTATTAACTTATCCAAGTGCCTGTTTATGCAAAAGCTAAACCCTCGCCCTGTTGTGGTTTTTACGCCCATGCTGGCACTAACGAGAATCTTGTGTGTAGAGGAGTCACATGCAGACACATCATACAGTCATGACATTCTCACACTGCtgagaaaaatacacaaaaccgCTGTGCTCTTTTCTTTTTGGGCAGAAGCAGCTGAGCTCATAACTAATGGAGGATTTGAATTCTTCTCCACCTACAGCGGTGTTACACCATCACTGGGACACACGACTAATTGTTTGCAGCATTTCAGACTGTGGTTTTTGGCCTCGTTACTCACCAGAGCCAATAACGTAATCCCAGCTCCAGCGAAGGCAGCAATGTAGAGGTCATAGGTCAAGAAAAACTGTGGAACAGAACAATGGGTGTAAGCACTAATGTTTGACGTCGGATCTATCTCTGGCAAGCCATCGAGGCTGATCCTCTGAGGATTCACGATGAGAAACAGAATCACATTTCGCCCGCAGGCATCACTTACCTCCCGTGTTTTGCATACGTTGGACAAGGTCATTCCACAAGCCTTTCCTGGCAACGTGTTCCATGGAAGTAAACCTGGAGATATAAAAAGCTCATCTTATGTAATGCAAAGCCAATAAAAATTATATGGCAACTCGATGCATCAAAGCTACAAACAGATACCATCATGGGcattagaatttttatttatcaggatCTAAATCACTTCTATTAGCAAACAAATAACCTCAGATGACATggtaacaaaacaaacacatcagatttatttatgcagtcatattttttcctcagaaaaaaatgttaaaccAACATTCAGAAACCAGGTGGTATCCTTATATTTATCTAGAATCACCTTTAGCCTACAATCACTTGAGATCCATTAGACCCAGTTAAAGCTGACCTCACATTTGTCTAAAGAACATACTATGTGGTGAACATTTTTTCAATGTCTGCAAATTTCCCCGGTactgtggctgcaaaacaagcCCAACCTCCCCCCCATGCTTGACAGTCGCTTACTGAACAGGAACATTTAATTTCTTCTTGGCACGATGTAGACACACACCAGAACATGACAAGTTCTGCTTTTCTAGAGTTAGTCAGAATGTTTTGTCGTAATATCATTGCAGGactatttattaatttcatCTGATTTCCAAATGCTTGAAAAATGACCACATATTGAAATCGGTTGCCTTTTTTGGTCACTCAAAGCTATTTAAGTGCATAAGGAAATTGTTATTTGGGCCCTGATATATAGAAACACAGAACTGATGGAGGAtatactttctttttctcaagACTGTACAAAGTCCATTTGCTGACCTCcaataaaaatggattatttgATGAAATATTTGTAAGCAGGTTTAGAAGACAACACATCAGAGCCCAGTCTCTCCattgtatgcacacacacacacacacaaagtgtccTAATAATCGGCCAATTTCACAGATATTATGGCAGCAACCAAAAGACAACCTTGGAATTTTAATCAGCATTACAAAAGGGCCAAATGAAATC
This genomic stretch from Hemibagrus wyckioides isolate EC202008001 linkage group LG08, SWU_Hwy_1.0, whole genome shotgun sequence harbors:
- the rab9b gene encoding ras-related protein Rab-9B isoform X2 yields the protein MSGKSLLLKVILLGDGGVGKSSLMNRYVSDRFDSHSFHTIGVEFLNRDLEVDGRPVTLQIWDTAGQERFRSLRTPFYRGADCCLLTFAVDDAQSFHNLSAWKQEFVRYSDVREPERFPFVVLGNKVDKVEDGERQVPEEEARVWCQENGHCPYFETSAKDDTNVSAAFEAAVREVLACEDHVDHTLLGSTIDLHGNRKSSRASCC
- the rab9b gene encoding ras-related protein Rab-9B isoform X1, whose product is MLGINLQAGHVEPAVSGIMSGKSLLLKVILLGDGGVGKSSLMNRYVSDRFDSHSFHTIGVEFLNRDLEVDGRPVTLQIWDTAGQERFRSLRTPFYRGADCCLLTFAVDDAQSFHNLSAWKQEFVRYSDVREPERFPFVVLGNKVDKVEDGERQVPEEEARVWCQENGHCPYFETSAKDDTNVSAAFEAAVREVLACEDHVDHTLLGSTIDLHGNRKSSRASCC